A region from the Malus domestica chromosome 07, GDT2T_hap1 genome encodes:
- the LOC139197512 gene encoding histone-lysine N-methyltransferase ATXR7-like, whose protein sequence is MLTLHATYSHQCTFGGDLAICGTHAPAPAVVCPGSQINSSLHANNYSNTNGSNQPMSMPNEESCWLHVDGEGQKRGPLTLYELYLWYRYGYLQDSVMIYHVENKCAPFTLLSIANAWKTGPETVANSDAKSNGTDSSVSFISEISEGVSSQLHHGILNAARRVVLGEIISNVINEFFTTKKAQRVNQAVKACSSYSKMSYIVGDMMYCAAVLCEAAASDSVADDTCINQDSTEPPPITKSVGSIENFWESYAVVCRMLFYYCMQVMCNAVFYDSVAEYSSSWMRRRIWSGSPVLRIPSSENAEKIEKLPHEAVVATRARI, encoded by the exons ATGTTAACCTTGCATGCAACTTACTCGCACCAATGTACCTTTGGCGGCGATTTGGCTATCTGCGGCACACATGCACCTGCACCTGCTGTTGTTTGTCCTGGTTCCCAGATCAATTCCTCTTTACATGCCAACAACTACAGCAATACTAATGGTTCCAATCAGCCCATGTCAATG CCAAATGAAGAGTCTTGTTGGTTGCATGTGGATGGTGAAGGGCAGAAACGCGGGCCGCTTACTCTTTATGAACTATATTTGTGGTATCGATATGGATATCTTCAGGATTCGGTGATG ATTTATCATGTCGAGAATAAGTGTGCGCCTTTCACACTACTATCTATTGCAAATGCATGGAAAACTGGACCTGAAACTGTTGCCAACTCTGATGCCAAAAGCAATGGGACTGATTCATCTGTAAGCTTTATATCTGAAATTTCTGAGGGAGTTTCTAGCCAACTGCACCATGGAATTTTGAATGCAGCTCGCAGGGTTGTCTTAGGTGAGATTATCAGCAATGTGATTAATGAGTTTTTTACCACAAAAAAGGCTCAAAGAGTTAATCAGGCTGTGAAGGCTTGCTCCTCATATAGCAAAATG TCTTACATTGTTGGAGATATGATGTACTGTGCTGCTGTTTTGTGTGAGGCTGCAGCTTCGGACTCTGTTGCAGATGATACATGTATCAATCAAGATTCCACTGAACCTCCACCAATCACGAAATCTGTTGGAAGCATTGAAAACTTTTGGGAGTCGTATGCAGTTGTTTGTAGAATGCTTTTTTATTATTGCATGCAAGTCATGTGTAATGCTGTCTTCTATGATTCAGTGGCAGAATACTCCTCTTCTTGGATGAGGAGGAGAATTTGGTCTGGTTCTCCAGTGTTGAGGATACCTTCTAGTGAAAATGCTGAA